Genomic DNA from Methylocystis sp. MJC1:
CGGACGCCCGGAACCCGATCTGGCTCAAGGAGCGGCAATCCCCAAGCGCTGAGGGAAGTCGCTCGAAGTTATTGCCTGAGCAAAATAATACGCGCAGCCGATGAAGGCGGCTCATGTCATTGGGGAGTTCGTTAAGCCGGCCACCGCTGAGGTCCAGGACCTCGAGCGTATCAGCCAAGCCAAAGACCTCCCGCGGGAATTCGGTGAGCCCCGGCAAACGAAGCTCGCGTGTGCCGGCGAGATCGCCGCGACGAAGACTTTGCAGGTCCGACTTTTGAAATTCTGACATGACTTCCTCTAGCGGAGACTTTCCCCGACGGTAATGACCTTCCTATGGTTTCCTCGGCAGCGATGGAAGCGCGCCGGTGCCGACAACGTTCGGGAGGATCTTCCGTCTGATTTTTCCCACTAGAGAGAATTTTGAAAAAACAAAAGGGCGCTCATCTGGACTGCTGTGCCAGAGCAGGCTCCTAACGGCGGCTTCTGGCGCGTCGCGGGCCTGGCGCTTCGCTAGGCCGCGACGCTATTCTTTTCACACCTCAACCTGCTCTGAGATGCTGAGAGCGTCGTCTACCTCGATGCCGAGATAGCGGACAGTGCTTTCCAACTTGGTATGGCCGAGTAGCAGCTGGACAGCTCGTAGATTGCCTGTTTTCTTGTAAATCAGAGCTGCCTTCGTTCGTCGTATCGAGTGCGTTCCGTAGGCGGAGGCATCAAGCCCGGCGCTCGCTACCCATTTCTTCACAATGCGAGCGTATTGCCTGGTCGAGATATGAGGGCGTTTCGCAAGGCGGCTTGGGAACAGAGTGCGATTATTTGCCATACCGCGAGCGTCGAGCCATTCTCGAACGGATAAACGAGTCTGCTCGGTTAACTCAAACTGCACAGGGCGGCCCGTCTTCTTCTGAACCACGACCGCGCGGTCGCGCACTCGACCGCCAGCAAAAACGTCATCCACTTGCAAACTTACGAGGTCGCAGCTTCGCAGTTTGCTGTCGATAGCAAGCTTAAACATGGCGAGGTCGCGCTTGCGGCAGTCAAGTTGTAGCCGAACCCGAATGGTCCAAACATCCTTTGGCCGAAGCGGGCGCTTCTGACCCAGCAGCCGGCCTTTATTCCACGGCGTATAGTTGTGGCCGACCTCAGGCGAAGAGTTCATGGTCGTCTCCTTCAGAGCCGACCCTCCCGCCTCAGCACCTAACGTATGGCGCTTCAGATAATATGCGCCTCCGCCACCATCGCGAGGGGAAACGCGGAATTGACCCGAAGCGGCCATCAAACGACACCCGCTTTTCGCATCTATCTTCTGCACGCCATAACCTATCGAAAATTCAAGGGTGCACCGTCCGTGTTCCCGGTAGGGACGCTCATTGCTGAGCGCCCCCCGGACAGATCCGTACGAGCGGAATTCCCGCATACGGCTCCTACCTCGGGTGTCTGGCGGCGAAGCGCGCGCTCGGCCAGGGATGAAGGATTCTCGGCTTGGGGAGAAATTCGTCGGCCAGTTTCCCCATCCGTTCCCACGGCACGTGCGCCCGCTGGCTGCGGCGCGAAAGCTGCCGACGCCAGAGCGCGGTGACGTGATAGCGGAACGCCGTCAGCGCCAACCCGTTGGTCGGCACGGCGTGATAGGCGAAATAGCCCGAGACGACGCTTGCAAG
This window encodes:
- a CDS encoding tyrosine-type recombinase/integrase, with product MNSSPEVGHNYTPWNKGRLLGQKRPLRPKDVWTIRVRLQLDCRKRDLAMFKLAIDSKLRSCDLVSLQVDDVFAGGRVRDRAVVVQKKTGRPVQFELTEQTRLSVREWLDARGMANNRTLFPSRLAKRPHISTRQYARIVKKWVASAGLDASAYGTHSIRRTKAALIYKKTGNLRAVQLLLGHTKLESTVRYLGIEVDDALSISEQVEV